The Solea senegalensis isolate Sse05_10M linkage group LG4, IFAPA_SoseM_1, whole genome shotgun sequence genome includes a region encoding these proteins:
- the pik3c2b gene encoding phosphatidylinositol 4-phosphate 3-kinase C2 domain-containing subunit beta isoform X3 codes for MSAAQTQKEASEAGWSLETLGLSQKELVLAEALQMEYDALSRLKQDKSGTGTKTAPSQTGSTPTGEGQLRPLSRSESSLNQPGVSQSPPPIPARTLPPHGGFVKESMLILEIPEPAMVQDLSGSGLGDSHGSGSGFLSKGLSSFPDDVPPAIPPRNPIIPSSGSENPALPPRGSAPPRDVNLFTPDLDLPKVMSTELNDDNFNDSLSTLSGSRPRGRRVNGDQSGKPVARSKTLPPQVPPRTHISIPKSNRNQRRVSADPVSLGSRMNGFGYELFQVSEERDEEVAAFCHMLDVLRSAYPSSDRSRNAGLVWSPSVGQEELHQGLGVSVKVTIISELFREPLTFTCDGSSTVDLLIYQTLCYSQEDLDHLDVDQYLLKVIGHDEFFNNSQTLASVEFVHQCLKFDWDVRLVLVKRSEINTELSRTEEDDDSTSSMNHCILLQERPIKQTVTREALTLLLDTFHNEAECFLLSEVELSLHVERLVQSVKALCSSLAAVETPDVTSALSQLPACPCRLQPKVLKDASVLAVRENREKVVEKLTAAILDLVELYCSTFNANFHTTPQSHCHTAPVQEAGLVTSVLSFNVYAAHRIPITWATSYEGFFLSCSLTHGGVELCAPQHTSKQSVSKYLFHLVVWDQRVCFPVQINQLPRESQLTVTLFASALPPPGGAEDKGKQRRSMEALGWVTMPLFNFRHVLTCGRKLLGLWPSTPGRSGNARTSSPNFSQPDSVIVQVDFPTSSFEIFFSTPPPADFCPQYVFSRLDSISQIQLQDVLHKKSFFWLTVDDKRLLWEKKAFCQEESAALPLVLASAPCWQWACLPEIYALLRQWACLGHLDALGLLHASFPDQELRRTAVQWMDSISDPELLDFLPQLVQALKYECYLDSSLVRFLLRRAIGDIRVSHSLFWLLKDNLQDSQFSARYQHLLAALLCCAGRGLRDQFDRQCWLVSILTKLAHRVRDAPLSSRQSVLRDGLDEMKQFFSVNSSCRLPLNPALLVKGINIQSCSFFNSNAVPLKLSFQNLDPLGDNVNVIFKSGDDLRQDMLTLQMIRIMNKIWIHEGLDMRMVLFKCFSTGRGRGMVEMIPHADTLRRIQVEHGVTGSFKDRPLADWLLKHNPTDDQYDKAVENFIFSCAGCCVATYILGICDRHNDNIMLKTSGHMFHIDFGKFLGHAQMFGNIKRDRAPFVFTSDMAYVINGGDKPSSRFHDFVDLCCEAYNVIRKHTHLFLNLLGLMLSCGIPELSDLEDLKYVYCALRPHESEADATMYFTRLIESSLGSVATKLNFFIHNLAQMKFTCSEERESLSFAPRVHTMKTDGLIRNLFICRHVRTSTKTYAFVVKVERESQQEVQLVQRTFEEFQELHSKLRLMFPSSTLPSFPSRFVIGRSRGEAMADRRKDELNGYVWHLIHADPEVTQRRETRSNEQQTSRAVLGSSCRGGAW; via the exons ATGTCGGCGGCTCAGACCCAGAAGGAGGCCAGCGAGGCGGGTTGGAGTCTGGAGACTCTGGGTCTCAGTCAGAAGGAGCTGGTTCTGGCCGAGGCTCTTCAGATGGAGTATGATGCTCTGTCGCGGCTCAAACAGGACAAAAGTGGAACAGGAACCAAAACTGCTCCTAGTCAGACCGGCTCCACCCCCACAGGAGAGGGCCAGCTGAGACCGCTGTCTAGATCTGAGTCCTCCCTGAACCAGCCTGGAGTCTCCCAGTCTCCCCCTCCCATCCCAGCCAGGACCCTCCCCCCTCATGGAGGCTTTGTCAAAGAATCTATGCTCATCCTGGAGATTCCAGAACCTGCCATGGTCCAGGACCTTTCAGGCTCTGGCCTCGGTGACTCACATGGATCTGGATCAGGGTTTCTCTCTAAAGGACTCTCCTCGTTTCCAGATGATGTGCCGCCCGCTATCCCACCCCGGAACCCCATCATTCCCTCCTCAGGCTCAGAGAACCCCGCCCTGCCTCCTCGAGGCTCCGCCCCACCCCGTGACGTGAACCTGTTCACGCCGGACTTGGACCTGCCCAAAGTGATGTCAACAGAGCTGAACGATGACAACTTCAACGACTCGCTGTCCACGCTCAGCGGGAGCCGGCCTCGAGGTCGCAGGGTCAACGGGGACCAATCAGGGAAGCCTGTGGCTCGGAGTAAGACCCTCCCCCCACAAGTCCCACCCAGAACCCACATATCCATTCCCAAGAGCAACAGGAACCAGCGACGAGTTTCTGCCGACCCA gtgtcTCTGGGGTCCAGGATGAATGGCTTTGGTTATGAACTGTTCCAGGTTTCAGAGGAAAGAGACGAGGAGGTGGCGGCTTTCTGTCACATGCTGGATGt GTTACGGTCGGCGTATCCGTCCAGTGACCGGTCAAGAAATGCTGGCTTGGTGTGGTCTCCGTCCGTGGGTCAGGAGGAGCTGCATCAGGGTCTGGGGGTCAGTGTGAAGGTCACCATCATCAGTGAGCTCTTCAGAGAACCGCTCACCTTCACCTGTGACG GTTCGTCCACCGTGGACCTGCTCATCTATCAGACCCTGTGCTACTCTCAGGAGGATCTGGATCACCTGGACGTGGACCAGTATCTGCTGAAGGTCATCGGTCATGATGAGTTCTTCAACAA CTCTCAGACTCTGGCTTCTGTAGAGTTTGTCCATCAGTGTCTTAAGTTTGACTGGGACGTTCGTCTTGTCCTTGTCAAGAGATCAGAGATCAACACAGAGCTGTCCCGCACG GAAGAAGACGATGACTCCACCTCCTCCATGAATCACTGCATCCTGCTGCAGGAGCGTCCAATCAAACAGACCGTCACCAG agagGCTCTGACTCTGTTGTTGGACACCTTTCATAATGAAGCCGAGTGTTTCCTGCTGTCAGAG GTGGAGCTATCTCTGCACGTCGAACGTCTCGTCCAGTCGGTCAAAGCGCTCTGCAGCTCGTTAGCTGCCGTTGAAACGCCTGATGTGACCTCTGCCCTCAGCCAGCTCCCAGCATGCCCCTGTCGCCTGCAGCCCAAAGTCCTAAAG GATGCATCAGTGCTGGCTGTCAGAGAGAACAgag AGAAAGTGGTGGAGAAGCTGACAGCGGCCATCTTGGATCTGGTGGAGTTGTACTGCAGCACATTTAACGCCAACTTCCACACCACACCGCAGAGTCACTGCCACACTGCGCCGGTGCAGGAGGCGGGGCTTGTCACCAGCGTGCTGTCCTTCAATGTGTATGCAGCCCACAGGATCCCCATCACCTGGGCCACcag tTATGAGGGTTTCTTCCTGTCCTGCTCGCTGACTCATGGAGGGGTGGAGCTCTGCGCGCCACAGCACACCAGCAAACAATCGGTCAGCAAATACCTGTTCCACCTGGTGGTGTGGGACCAGAG GGTCTGTTTCCCGGTGCAGATCAACCAGCTTCCTCGAGAGTCTCAGCTGACTGTGACGCTATTTGCCAGCGCTCTGCCTCCCCCTGGAGGAGCGGAGGATAAGGGGAAGCAGCGCCGCAGCATGGAAGCTCTGGGCTGGGTCACCATGCCACTCTTCAACTTCAGaca tgtcCTGACATGTGGCAGGAAGTTACTGGGCCTGTGGCCTTCGACCCCGGGTAGGAGTGGAAACGCCCGCACAAGTTCACCAAACTTCAGTCAACCAGACAGTGTGATAGtgcag gtggACTTCCCAACCTCGTCCTTTGAGATCTTCTTCAgtactcctcctcctgcagactTCTGTCCTCAGTACGTCTTCTCCAGACTGGACTCCATCAGTCAGATCCAGCTGCAGGACGTCCTGCATAAGAAGTCCTTCTTCTG GTTGACGGTGGATGATAAGCGTCTCCTGTGGGAGAAGAAGGCCTTCTGTCAGGAGGAGAGTGCAGCTCTGCCTCTGGTTCTGgccagcgccccctgctggcagtGGGCGTGTCTGCCTGAGATCTATGCACTGCTCAGACAGTGGGCGTGTCTTGGTCATCTGGACGCCCTGGGACTCCTCCACGCCTC GTTTCCTGACCAGGAGCTGAGGAGGACTGCGGTCCAGTGGATGGACTCCATCTCTGACCCAGAGCTGCTGGACTTTCTGCCTCAGCTGGTCCAG gctctgaaGTACGAGTGTTACCTGGACAGTTCTCTGGTCCGGTTCCTCCTCAGACGAGCCATTGGGGACATTcgtgtgtctcactctctgttctg gttgCTGAAGGACAACCTGCAGGACAGTCAGTTCAGTGCTCGCTATCAGCACCTGCTGGCCGCTCTGCTGTGCTGCGCAGGCCGAGGTCTGCGGGACCAGTTTGACCGTCAGTGCTGGCTCGTCTCCATCCTCACCAAGCTCGCTCACAGAGTGCGAGATGCGCCTCTGTCCAGCAGACAG TCTGTCCTCAGAGACGGTCTGGATGAGATGAAGCAGTTCTTCTCGGTGAACAGTAGTTGCAGACTTCCTCTGAACCCGGCACTGCTCGTCAAGGGAATCAACATCCAG TCGTGCTCCTTCTTCAACTCCAACGCTGTCCCTCTCAAACTGTCCTTCCAAAACCTGGATCCTCTGGGAGACAACGTCAACGTCATCTTCAAG TCAGGAGATGATCTGCGGCAGGACATGCTGACTCTGCAAATGATCCGCATCATGAACAAGATCTGGATCCATGAGGGTCTGGATATGAGGATGGTCctcttcaaatgtttttccaCTGGCAGAGGACGAG GGATGGTGGAGATGATTCCTCATGCTGACACTCTGAGGAGGATCCAGGTTGAACATGGAGTCACAGGATCTTTTAAAGATCGACCTCTGGCTGACTGGCTCCTCAAACACAACCCTACTGATGACCAGTATgacaag gcggTGGAGAACTTCATCTTCTCGTGTGCAGGCTGCTGCGTGGCCACCTACATCCTGGGAATCTGTGACCGTCACAACGACAACATCATGTTGAAGACCAGTGGTCACATGTTCCATATCGACTTTGGCAAGTTCTTAGGACACGCCCAGATGTTTGGAAACATCAAGAG AGACCGCGCCCCCTTCGTCTTCACCTCAGACATGGCTTATGTCATCAATGGAGGAGACAAACCTTCAAGTCGCTTCCATGACTTTGTAGATCTTTGCTGTGAAGCTTATAATGTGatcaggaaacacacacacctgttcctCAACCTGCTGGGACTG atGCTGTCCTGTGGAATCCCTGAACTGTCAGATCTGGAGGATCTAAAGTATGTTTACTGCGCTCTGAGACCTCATGAGTCTGAGGCAGATGCCACCATGTACTtcaccag GTTGATAGAGTCCAGTCTGGGCAGCGTGGCGACCAAACTGAACTTCTTCATCCATAACTTGGCTCAGATGAAGTTCACGTgttcagaggagagagagtcgCTGTCGTTCGCCCCCAGAGTTCACACCATGAAGACTGACGGGCTCATCAGGAACCTGTTTATCTGCAGACACGTCCGGACCAGTACCAAGACCTAT gcgTTCGTGGTGAAGGTGGAGCGTGAATCACAACAGGAAGTTCAGCTCGTCCAGAGAACATTTGAAGAGTTTCAGGAACTTCACAGTAAACTGAGACTGATGTTTCCATCATCTACACTGCCCAg TTTCCCCAGCCGCTTTGTGATTGGTCGATCTCGAGGTGAAGCGATGGCCGACAGGAGGAAAGACGAACTGAACGGTTACGTGTGGCACCTGATCCACGCTGACCCCGAGGTCACACAG AGACGAGAGACCAGGAGCAACGAGCAGCAAAccagcag AGCTGTCCTGGGCTCCAGCTGCAGGGGCGGAGCTTGGTGA